In one Myxocyprinus asiaticus isolate MX2 ecotype Aquarium Trade chromosome 1, UBuf_Myxa_2, whole genome shotgun sequence genomic region, the following are encoded:
- the LOC127442766 gene encoding leukotriene B4 receptor 1-like — translation MNGTGYLQGGEETEVGLVGACVILSVSFMVGVPGNMLVVWTILNHVKQRSHTVHLILHLAVADLLVLITLPLWIYSLAHSWVFGEATCKAITYIINACMYSSVFLITMMSVERFLAIRYPFASAGWRRKRALKKVLLVLWVASFLLSIPVIVTQTLGDDQDQCTYRGYASDTQEAVLLILETLIGFVIPFSILVVCYGCLFSRIAQMNFKSKRKSTVLICSVVVMFGVFWIPHHVRNFLSLIALALKSSYPEVAKNLEDACTTMSIIAGALVFVSSSVNPVLYVFAARTFRSSLRETGIQRLFQHLSSAATGEENKELSFVSKKHSPNCL, via the coding sequence ATGAACGGCACGGGTTACCTTCAGGGAGGTGAGGAGACTGAGGTAGGCTTGGTGGGGGCCTGCGTGATCCTGAGTGTGTCCTTCATGGTGGGAGTACCTGGGAACATGCTGGTGGTGTGGACCATCTTGAATCATGTGAAACAGCGATCACACACGGTGCATCTCATCCTCCACCTAGCAGTCGCAGACCTTCTGGTACTAATCACTTTGCCTCTTTGGATCTACTCACTAGCTCATTCCTGGGTGTTCGGTGAGGCCACCTGCAAAGCCATAACTTACATCATCAATGCTTGTATGTACAGCAGCGTCTTTCTCATCACTATGATGAGTGTGGAGCGTTTCTTAGCTATCAGATACCCCTTTGCTTCAGCTGGATGGAGGAGGAAACGAGCACTGAAAAAGGTATTATTAGTGCTATGGGTGGCTTCATTTCTCCTGAGTATTCCAGTTATTGTAACTCAGACTTTGGGTGACGATCAAGATCAGTGTACGTACAGAGGCTATGCTTCTGATACACAAGAGGCTGTGTTGCTGATTTTAGAAACTCTTATAGGCTTTGTCATCCCTTTTTCCATTTTGGTAGTCTGTTATGGCTGCCTCTTCAGTCGAATAGCACAGATGAACTTCAAGTCCAAACGAAAATCGACAGTTCTCATCTGCAGCGTGGTGGTGATGTTTGGAGTCTTCTGGATCCCACATCATGTGAGGAACTTTCTTTCCCTCATCGCACTCGCTCTCAAATCCTCATACCCTGAAGTGGCAAAAAACTTGGAGGATGCTTGCACCACCATGAGCATTATAGCAGGAGCCCTGGTGTTTGTTAGTAGCTCAGTAAACCCAGTGCTTTATGTGTTTGCCGCACGGACCTTCCGCAGCTCACTCCGGGAAACTGGAATACAGAGACTGTTCCAGCATTTATCCAGTGCTGCCACAGGCGAAGAGAATAAAGAGTTATCATTTGTGTCAAAAAAACATAGTCCAAATTGCCTGTAG